In Chelmon rostratus isolate fCheRos1 chromosome 9, fCheRos1.pri, whole genome shotgun sequence, the following proteins share a genomic window:
- the gask1b gene encoding Golgi-associated kinase 1B, translating into MGKSRSHWLCFPCLKLTGSFRRCPLSKRSLVIASVCVVYLFFVVSQVGYSQQHRNRRTDRDKHQHTRGLYNLDVNDALPDSADLRTGAGFVVPTRSNVVYITLKSKRLKPANIRGTIRPKLRRKVRRTKSANSAFTQNKLDTLERDAGQIKRNFARKSSLGETRDVDYKSLDIIHKSHADAKTDSHISSIRIYSQRAPPWFSPDDVKAMRFLADAKVVRIKEVSHGDSPSLLIFEGETSGSVTNQKHTKLSNVCAAQCGVISSPVDTTEVFAFHLDRVLGLNRTLPAVSRKFSFLHDGQPCPVVSWDASLYPEGLAAGWSTVRLTWGEYQSSLKQRCWHKNSSPKPDSGCSTVHHYEWSKLALFDFLLQIHNRLDQSCCGFRPRQEDACVELGHHADCGNQNGVQLANIIYRGHDPRHLVFTNNKGFFDRNEDNLDFRLLEGIKELPEQAVSVLRSRRLREKLLQSLFLDQTYWESQGGRQGIDKLIDVIERRASVLLTYINAHGIKVIAMNV; encoded by the exons ATGGGGAAGTCTCGCTCTCACTGGCTGTGCTTCCCTTGTCTAAAACTGACCGGCAGCTTTCGGAGGTGCCCTCTTTCTAAAAGGAGCCTGGTAATTGCGAGCGTGTGTGTTgtctatttgttttttgtggtttCACAAGTTGGATACTCGCAGCAGCACCGGAACAGAAGGACTGACAGAGACAAGCACCAACACACCCGTGGATTGTATAATTTGGATGTTAATGATGCGCTGCCAGATTCTGCGGATTTGCGGACCGGTGCGGGCTTTGTGGTCCCGACACGATCCAACGTGGTGTACATAACGCTTAAATCTAAGCGCctgaaaccagcaaatatcCGGGGTACAATCAGACCCAAACTGAGGAGAAAAGTGAGACGGACTAAGTCGGCAAATTCAGCTTTTACGCAGAACAAACTTGACACTTTGGAGCGAGACGCGGGCCAAATTAAGCGCAACTTTGCACGCAAGTCCTCCTTGGGAGAAACCAGGGATGTCGATTATAAGTCATTGGATATAATCCATAAATCTCATGCAGATGCAAAAACAGACTCTCACATTAGCTCTATCCGAATTTACAGCCAGAGGGCACCGCCGTGGTTCAGCCCTGATGACGTGAAAGCCATGCGCTTTCTTGCGGATGCCAAAGTTGTGCGCATCAAAGAAGTTTCTCACGGAGACTCTCCATCACTTCTGATATTTGAGGGCGAGACGAGCGGTTCAGTGAccaaccaaaaacacacaaagctgagCAATGTATGTGCAGCGCAGTGTGGAGTAATCAGCAGCCCTGTGGACACCACCGAGGTCTTCGCCTTTCATCTGGACAGGGTGCTGGGGCTCAATAGGACATTACCGGCTGTAAGCAGGAAGTTCAGCTTTTTGCACG ATGGCCAGCCCTGTCCAGTGGTGTCATGGGACGCATCTCTCTACCCAGAAGGCCTTGCTGCAGGTTGGTCCACCGTGAGGTTAACATGGGGGGAGTACCAGAGCTCCCTGAAGCAGAGGTGCTGGCATAAAAACAGCAGCCCAAAGCCTGACTCCGGCTGCTCCAcggttcatcactatgagtgGAGTAAACTGGCTCTGTTTGACTTCTTGTTACAG ATCCACAACCGCCTGGATCAGAGCTGCTGTGGGTTCAGGCCCAGGCAGGAGGATGCGTGCGTGGAACTGGGCCACCACGCCGATTGTGGGAACCAGAACGGAGTACAACTGGCAAACATCATCTACAGGGGTCACGACCCCCGACACCTAGTCTTCACCAACAACAAGGGCTTCTTCGACCGCAACGAGGACAACCTGGACTTCCGGCTCCTGGAAGGAATCAAAGA GCTTCCGGAGCAGGCCGTGTCGGtgctgaggagcaggaggctgagggagaagctgctgcagtctctGTTCCTGGACCAGACATACTGGGAGAGCCAGGGCGGCCGGCAGGGCATCGACAAGCTGATTGATGTGATCGAGAGGCGGGCCAGCGTCCTCCTCACCTACATCAACGCTCATGGGATCAAAGTCATCGCGATGAACGTGTGA
- the tmem144b gene encoding transmembrane protein 144b gives MLEAKYPPLLFFVTILLMVSCHSTGHATEQGAEFGENAAAGKLETFDFTYNSTNITHFAYGIAATVFSMLLYGSNFVPLKRIETGDGMFFQWITCAAIWLVSMIGDLMLQSPKFYPFAMLGGVIWATGNVAAVPIVKAIGLGLGILIWGSASLLMGWASSRFGWFGIVAQDVSRPILNYCGAGLCLLSGLIFFFVRTDVELHLNSEPIPLLSDRRTYSDSYGPRSSEFWIDVIRPKTRRFIGCLLAVLSGLMYGSSFAPILYIKTHSSCHDSMFHGASVYDLDYFYAQCCGIFVASTVYFAIYCAAMNNRPRIYSRAILPGLLSGLMWALATYCWFLANNYLSAVITFPIVSGGYGLVAALWGSLVFKEIKGLTNCFIFFLASCVVLTGSLLTAISKL, from the exons ATGCTTGAAGCAAAATATCcacctttgctgttttttgtcacCATATTATTGATGGTGAGCTGTCACAGCACTGGACATGCCACTGAACAAG GTGCCGAATTCGgtgaaaatgctgctgctggcaaGCTGGAAACATTCGATTTCACCTATAACTCAACCAATATCACTCATTTCGCTTATGGAATTGCTGCAACTGTGTTTTCTATGCTGTTGTATGGGAGCAACTTTGTTCCTCTCAAAAGAATAGAGACAGGAGATG GTATGTTCTTCCAGTGGATAACCTGTGCAGCGATATGGCTTGTGTCTATGATTGGAGACTTGATGCTTCAGTCGCCCAAATTCTACCCTTTTGCAATGCTTGGAGGTGTCATCTGGGCCACAG GCAACGTAGCAGCTGTTCCAATTGTTAAAGCGATTGGCCTCGGTCTCGGGATTTTAATTTGGGGATCTGCTAGTCTGTTAATGGGCTGGGCCTCTTCAAG GTTTGGCTGGTTCGGGATTGTTGCTCAGGATGTTTCCAGGCCCATATTAAACTATTGCGGAGCCGGGTTGTGTCTGCTCAG TGGCCTGATCTTCTTCTTCGTGAGAACAGACGTGGAACTGCATCTTAACTCTGAACCAATTCCATTACTTAGTGACAGG AGAACGTATTCAGACAGCTATGGACCAAGATCCTCAGAGTTCTGGATAGATGTCATCAGGCCGAAGACCAGGAGGTTCAT CGGCTGCCTGCTGGCCGTGCTGTCGGGCCTGATGTACGGGTCCTCCTTTGCACCCATCCTCTACATTAAGACCCATTCATCGTGCCATGACAGCATGTTCCATGGAGCCAGTGTCTATG ACCTGGACTATTTTTACGCCCAGTGCTGTGGCATCTTTGTTGCAAGCACAGTGTACTTTGCCATCTACTGCGCTGCCATGAATAACAGGCCCAGGATCTACTCCAGAGCCATCCTGCCAG GTCTATTGTCTGGACTGATGTGGGCATTGGCCACGTACTGCTGGTTCCTGGCCAATAACTACCTGAGTGCGGTCATCACCTTTCCTATTGTCAGTGGT GGATACGGTCTGGTTGCAGCACTGTGGGGGTCCTTGGTGTTCAAAGAGATTAAG gGGTTAACCAActgcttcatcttcttcttggCCTCCTGTGTCGTGCTGACCGGCTCTTTGTTGACCGCCATCTCAAAGCTCTAA